Part of the bacterium genome, GTCCTCCACGATAAGGGCATTCTCCAGCGTGCCCCCCTGTCCCAAGCCCATGGACTGGAGTTTCTCCACGTCGTCGCGCAAGGCGAAAGTGCGGCAGGGAGCGATCTCGCGTTTGTAGACATCCGGCCTGATCTCGCAGCTGAACTCCTGGATGCCGATCAGGGGATCGGCGTACTCGATCTGGCACGTGATCCGGTAGCTGTCGCAGGGCACGACCTGCAAGGAGACCTCGCCGTCGCTCCAGGACATGGGCGTGTCGACCTGCAGGTAGTAGCTGGGCAGACCCTGGTTCACGATCCCCCCGGACTCGAGCAGCTCGACATAATCGATGGTGCTCCCGGCCTTGGGCTCGGGGGGTTCCGGTCCGTCGAGATCGATGTAGCAGTTCGTTACTCCCAGGCCCGCCAGGGCCGAGAGCACGTGTTCGACGGTCTGGATCTCGGCGCCGCCTGCGGCCAGCTTGGTATTGCGCATGCCGCCGTGATCGGCGGGAACGTTCTCGATCAGGGCCGGAACTTCCACCCGTCCGTCCGGCGTATCGACCCTGAACACGAGCCCGGTATTGATCGGCGCCGGCAGGAAAGCGATGGTGGCCGGGGCACCCGAATGCAGGGCGGTGCCGGTCATCGCGACCCTTTCACCCACGGTCTTCTGAAGGTAAAGCACCTCAGCTCTCCTCGTCCTTGACGCCCAGGATCTCTTCCAGCCGGATCAGGCGCTTAAGGAACTCCGGCAGACGGTGCGTGAGCGCCACCAGCTTGAAGCCGCGTCTGAATTCGACGGCCGGATAGCCGAACACCGTCTGGCCGCTCGGCACGTCGCGCGTGAGACCGGATTTTGCCGCCACCTTCACGCCGTCGCCAAGGGATAAATGATCCCCCATGCCCACCTGGCCGCCCATCGTGACGCCGTCGCCCACCACGCAACTGCCGGAAATGCCCGTCTGGGCCGAGATGGCGGTATTGGCGCCGATGCGGACGTTGTGGGCGATCTGCACCAGATTGTCGATCTTCGTCCCGGCCCCGATCCGCGTTTCACCCGTCGTGGCCCGGTCGATGCAGCTGTTGGCGCCGATCTCCACGCGGTCCTCCAGGACGACGATCCCGATCTGGGGAATATGCACCAGGCCCTCGGGACCCGGATGGAAGCCGAAGCCGTCGCTGCCGATGACCGCGCCGGGATGCAGGATCACCTGTCGCCCCAGACGACAGCGCTCGCGGATCGTCACGTGCGCGTGGATCAGGCAATCCGCGGCGACCTGGACGCCCGGCTCTATCACGACGTGGGACCCTATCCGGACGCCGGACGCAATTTTCACACCTGCGCCGATGACCGCGTAGGCACCGATCGAGGCGACATCGCCCAGTTCGGCGTTTTCATGCACCAGGGCGGTGGGATGGATGCCGGTCGGGAAGACG contains:
- the lpxD gene encoding UDP-3-O-(3-hydroxymyristoyl)glucosamine N-acyltransferase — its product is MAYRLSELSRLLGVPRDGDGDPEIRSAAGIAEARTGDITFAENGRRIADLEHSGASAAVVGADVACKLPVLRAENPRATFTRILQLFAPEITDVFPTGIHPTALVHENAELGDVASIGAYAVIGAGVKIASGVRIGSHVVIEPGVQVAADCLIHAHVTIRERCRLGRQVILHPGAVIGSDGFGFHPGPEGLVHIPQIGIVVLEDRVEIGANSCIDRATTGETRIGAGTKIDNLVQIAHNVRIGANTAISAQTGISGSCVVGDGVTMGGQVGMGDHLSLGDGVKVAAKSGLTRDVPSGQTVFGYPAVEFRRGFKLVALTHRLPEFLKRLIRLEEILGVKDEES
- the lpxC gene encoding UDP-3-O-acyl-N-acetylglucosamine deacetylase, yielding MLYLQKTVGERVAMTGTALHSGAPATIAFLPAPINTGLVFRVDTPDGRVEVPALIENVPADHGGMRNTKLAAGGAEIQTVEHVLSALAGLGVTNCYIDLDGPEPPEPKAGSTIDYVELLESGGIVNQGLPSYYLQVDTPMSWSDGEVSLQVVPCDSYRITCQIEYADPLIGIQEFSCEIRPDVYKREIAPCRTFALRDDVEKLQSMGLGQGGTLENALIVEDGGLVNDLPLRFPDEFVRHKILDMIGDLALVGMPIQGHVIARRSGHDGNLAFARVLARKERRSTRIYPPRKPQYWDISSIMKVMPHRYPFLLVDRIIEFETGKRVVGIKNVSVNEPFFQGHFPDHPIMPGVLITEAMAQVGGVLLMSSIENPESKLVYFSGIDGARFRKPVTPGDQIRFELEMVKMRGPICKMSGVAYVDGEKVAEAKLMSTIVDR